In Synechococcus sp. UW69, a single genomic region encodes these proteins:
- a CDS encoding HAD-IA family hydrolase, which produces MPLLVIKVNRLSAVFWDVDGTLADTEMDGHRPAFNKTFEELDLPFHWDEELYNTLLAIPGGLRRLKVHAEDRGVMLSQDQLEQVRDRKRLHYLERVRQGHVKLRPGVRRLLKELNRAGVQQWIVTSSGSASVMALLEQIQNDIPHFDGVVTSDDVSAGKPAPDGYLLALNRSGADGAASLAVEDSAAGLSAATAAGLCCLLTPSPWDTSALRDASKNAAAVLDHLGEPGEPATVRSGPTCQDGTVTLKYLETLLSVPDR; this is translated from the coding sequence GTGCCGTTGCTGGTCATCAAGGTGAACAGGCTTTCAGCGGTTTTTTGGGATGTGGATGGAACCTTGGCCGACACGGAAATGGATGGTCATCGCCCAGCCTTTAACAAGACTTTCGAGGAGCTAGATCTTCCGTTTCATTGGGATGAAGAGCTTTACAACACGCTTTTGGCAATTCCTGGAGGGCTCCGCAGGCTGAAGGTCCACGCTGAAGACCGTGGGGTGATGCTCAGCCAGGATCAATTGGAACAAGTGCGTGATCGCAAAAGGCTGCATTACCTGGAGCGCGTCCGTCAGGGCCATGTGAAGTTGCGCCCGGGTGTCAGGAGACTGCTGAAGGAGCTGAACCGCGCCGGGGTGCAGCAGTGGATTGTGACTTCAAGCGGATCCGCCTCCGTGATGGCCCTTCTCGAGCAGATTCAGAACGACATCCCTCACTTCGATGGCGTCGTGACATCCGACGACGTTTCAGCAGGCAAACCTGCACCGGACGGCTACCTGCTGGCCCTCAACCGCAGTGGCGCCGATGGAGCGGCAAGTCTCGCTGTCGAGGATTCAGCGGCGGGTCTTTCTGCTGCAACTGCAGCTGGTCTGTGTTGTCTGCTCACCCCCTCCCCCTGGGATACGTCTGCCCTGCGTGATGCCAGTAAAAATGCAGCTGCCGTGCTGGATCACCTTGGGGAACCTGGGGAGCCGGCGACCGTACGTTCGGGTCCCACTTGCCAGGACGGAACAGTGACGCTGAAGTATTTGGAGACTCTGCTGTCGGTGCCTGATCGATGA
- a CDS encoding phosphoribulokinase, translating into MIPSDDQQRLLQHLDLGDAVTWFAEQRKTERHQVALDHWHPEAAPDWLWSIGLPLLSLANQWRGQRRLVGLSALPGCGKTTLGQWIEAAAKVLDLSIQVVSLDDFYFEADQLDAAMRGNPWGVPRALPGSHDLNLLQDCLLQWRQGQDVLMPCFDKAKRNGRGDRNGWRRCDADFLILEGWFVGCRATGGLSSDEPHLDAPLSPQELEWRQKLQPVLAKYEAIWDGFDQLWQLRATDFNAPLLWKRQQEATLQAQKGASLSASELDRFIRMILCSLPSSSFQDTLADVVVEVDLDRTLRRIHLPNAIQDSPSSASLTG; encoded by the coding sequence TTGATTCCGAGCGACGACCAGCAACGGTTGCTCCAGCACCTTGATCTGGGTGATGCAGTGACCTGGTTCGCAGAACAGCGCAAAACGGAGCGCCATCAAGTTGCTCTCGACCATTGGCATCCCGAAGCAGCACCGGATTGGTTGTGGTCGATTGGATTACCCCTTCTGAGTCTGGCGAACCAATGGCGCGGGCAACGCCGTCTGGTGGGGCTCAGTGCTCTCCCAGGATGCGGTAAGACCACCCTTGGGCAATGGATTGAAGCCGCCGCAAAGGTCTTGGACCTATCGATTCAAGTGGTTTCACTGGATGATTTTTATTTCGAAGCCGATCAGCTTGACGCAGCAATGCGCGGTAACCCCTGGGGTGTGCCCCGCGCACTTCCGGGCAGCCATGACCTGAACCTTCTGCAGGATTGCCTTCTGCAATGGCGACAGGGCCAAGACGTGTTGATGCCTTGCTTTGACAAAGCGAAGAGAAATGGCCGTGGAGATCGCAACGGTTGGCGACGCTGTGACGCCGACTTTTTGATTCTTGAGGGTTGGTTTGTCGGCTGCAGAGCAACCGGTGGCCTCTCCTCAGATGAGCCTCATCTCGACGCGCCCTTGAGTCCACAGGAGCTGGAGTGGCGCCAGAAGCTGCAGCCGGTGCTCGCCAAGTACGAAGCCATTTGGGATGGCTTCGATCAACTCTGGCAATTGCGAGCGACGGATTTCAACGCTCCGTTGCTGTGGAAACGACAACAGGAAGCAACCCTGCAGGCTCAAAAGGGAGCATCCCTCTCAGCCTCGGAATTGGATCGCTTCATCCGCATGATCCTCTGCTCGCTGCCATCGAGCAGTTTTCAAGACACGCTGGCAGATGTTGTTGTGGAGGTGGATCTGGATCGAACCTTGCGGCGAATCCACCTCCCCAATGCGATTCAGGATTCGCCGTCTTCGGCTTCACTCACTGGGTAG
- the rpmF gene encoding 50S ribosomal protein L32, with protein sequence MAVPKKKTSKAKRNQRSATWKAKAAVAAKRAMSIGKSVLSGRAQGFVYPVSEAEDGES encoded by the coding sequence ATGGCCGTCCCGAAGAAGAAAACATCCAAGGCCAAGCGCAACCAGCGCAGCGCCACTTGGAAGGCCAAGGCTGCCGTCGCCGCAAAGCGTGCAATGTCTATCGGCAAATCCGTGTTGAGTGGCAGGGCTCAGGGTTTTGTCTACCCAGTGAGTGAAGCCGAAGACGGCGAATCCTGA
- a CDS encoding DUF565 domain-containing protein, whose amino-acid sequence MSSIQRTRLAGLQKSWGAVLRRNWSGPWWRRSASLLILLLGFFIGSNLTVHLANAVGVRTFTALYALIACELLVLWRRRLPWLDNLRLGFVYAVVLEAFKVGS is encoded by the coding sequence ATGAGCTCAATCCAGCGCACACGCCTGGCGGGCCTGCAGAAGAGTTGGGGAGCAGTCCTTCGACGCAATTGGTCTGGTCCCTGGTGGCGACGTAGTGCGTCGTTGTTGATTCTTCTGCTTGGCTTTTTTATCGGCAGCAATCTCACAGTGCATCTGGCGAATGCCGTAGGGGTCAGAACATTCACAGCCCTCTATGCCCTAATTGCCTGTGAACTGCTGGTGCTCTGGCGCCGTCGACTCCCCTGGCTCGACAACCTGCGGCTCGGTTTTGTTTATGCCGTTGTTTTGGAGGCCTTCAAAGTTGGATCCTGA
- the ftsH gene encoding ATP-dependent zinc metalloprotease FtsH: MAPGSNSSSNSAAPQKVQPSSIQGFWKKQDTVSYSTLLRDIDAKQIKQLDLVPGQREVRVQYNDGRRITVPVFANDNQILRAAESSGTSLTVVDVRREQAGRELVGTLFLVLLVVVGLSFLLKRSAQMANRALGFGRSQPRLKPQEDLQLRFEDVAGINDARLELEEVVTFLKQPEAFIRLGAKIPRGVLLVGPPGTGKTLLAKAIAGEAEVPFFSMAASEFVELFVGVGASRVRDLFRQAKEKSPCIVFIDEIDAVGRQRGAGIGGGNDEREQTLNQLLTEMDGFEENSGVILLAATNRADVLDAALLRPGRFDRRIDVGLPDRRGREAILAVHARTRPLDDSVSLSDWASRTPGFSGADLANLLNEAAILTARQNMLRIGQFQLEGALERITMGLSNRPLQDTAKKRLIAYHEVGHALVATLLPAANAVDKVTILPRGGAGGYTRFMPDEEVLDSGLITRASCLADLVVALGGRAAEQVVFGSLEITQGASGDLQMVAQLAREMVTRFGFSNLGPMALEGPGAEVFLGRDWFNQRPGYAESTGQAIDAQIRQLAKNALAQAITLLEQRRELMDHLVEVLIAEETINGDRFREIAGLP; this comes from the coding sequence GTGGCACCAGGTTCGAACAGCTCTAGTAATTCCGCTGCCCCTCAGAAGGTTCAACCTTCCTCGATTCAGGGGTTCTGGAAGAAACAGGACACTGTGAGTTATTCCACCCTGCTGCGGGATATCGACGCAAAACAGATCAAGCAGTTGGATCTCGTGCCGGGCCAGAGGGAGGTCAGGGTCCAATACAACGACGGGCGACGAATCACGGTTCCCGTCTTCGCGAACGACAATCAGATCCTGCGAGCTGCCGAGAGCTCTGGCACATCCCTGACGGTCGTGGATGTGCGACGCGAACAAGCAGGTCGAGAACTGGTGGGAACCCTGTTCCTGGTGCTCCTGGTGGTGGTCGGTTTGTCTTTTTTGCTGAAACGTTCAGCACAGATGGCGAATCGTGCCCTGGGTTTTGGGCGCAGTCAGCCCCGGTTGAAACCACAGGAAGATCTGCAGCTTCGTTTTGAGGATGTCGCCGGAATCAACGATGCACGGCTCGAACTTGAAGAGGTTGTCACCTTTCTCAAGCAGCCTGAGGCGTTCATTCGCCTTGGCGCCAAGATTCCACGAGGCGTGCTGCTGGTCGGCCCCCCTGGGACCGGAAAAACTCTTTTAGCCAAGGCGATTGCAGGAGAAGCGGAAGTGCCCTTCTTCTCCATGGCAGCGTCCGAATTTGTGGAACTTTTCGTTGGTGTCGGCGCGAGCAGAGTTCGCGATCTATTCCGCCAGGCCAAGGAAAAATCCCCCTGCATCGTCTTCATTGATGAGATCGATGCCGTCGGTCGTCAGCGTGGGGCTGGAATCGGCGGCGGTAACGATGAACGTGAGCAGACCCTCAACCAACTCCTGACGGAGATGGATGGATTCGAGGAGAACTCCGGGGTGATCCTTCTTGCGGCCACGAACCGCGCCGATGTGCTGGATGCCGCTCTCCTGAGGCCAGGACGATTCGACCGACGCATTGATGTGGGCCTACCTGATCGGCGTGGTCGTGAGGCGATTCTTGCGGTGCACGCCAGAACAAGACCCCTCGATGACTCCGTCTCTTTGTCGGATTGGGCGAGCCGGACCCCCGGATTCTCTGGTGCTGATCTTGCCAATCTTCTGAATGAGGCAGCCATCCTCACGGCACGTCAGAACATGCTCCGCATCGGCCAGTTTCAGCTGGAAGGTGCCTTGGAACGCATCACCATGGGGCTGAGCAACCGACCCTTGCAGGACACCGCAAAAAAACGCCTCATCGCATACCACGAGGTGGGCCACGCCCTGGTGGCGACCCTTCTGCCGGCCGCCAATGCGGTGGATAAGGTCACGATTCTTCCTCGGGGCGGAGCCGGTGGATACACCCGCTTCATGCCAGACGAAGAGGTGCTCGATTCCGGTTTGATCACCCGCGCGTCCTGCCTGGCGGATCTGGTTGTGGCACTGGGTGGACGTGCAGCGGAGCAAGTGGTCTTCGGCTCCCTCGAGATCACCCAGGGGGCTAGTGGAGATCTCCAGATGGTGGCTCAACTGGCCCGCGAGATGGTGACACGCTTCGGCTTTTCCAATCTCGGACCGATGGCGCTTGAGGGGCCAGGAGCGGAGGTCTTCCTCGGTCGTGACTGGTTCAACCAACGGCCTGGCTATGCCGAATCAACTGGCCAGGCCATTGATGCCCAGATCCGCCAGCTCGCCAAGAATGCTTTGGCGCAGGCCATCACTCTGCTGGAACAGCGTCGCGAGTTGATGGACCACCTGGTTGAAGTTTTGATTGCCGAGGAAACGATCAACGGTGATCGATTCCGCGAGATCGCCGGACTGCCATGA